From a region of the Agrobacterium tumefaciens genome:
- a CDS encoding SDR family oxidoreductase, which translates to MTDHSIKGKTVIIAGGAKNLGGLIARDLAAHGAKAIAIHYNSAATKADAEATVAAIKAAGAEAVALQADLTSAGAMERLFADAVAAIGRPDIAINTVGKVLKKPILDISEAEYDDMSAVNAKTAFFFIKEAGKHLNDNGKLVTLVTSLLGAYTPFYASYAGTKAPVEHFTRAASKEFGERGISVTAIGPGPMDTPFFYPAEGADAVAYHKTAAALSGFSKTGLTDIADIVPYIRFMVSDGWWMTGQTILVNGGYTTK; encoded by the coding sequence ATGACCGATCACAGCATCAAGGGCAAAACCGTTATCATCGCAGGCGGCGCGAAAAACCTGGGCGGACTGATTGCCCGCGATCTGGCCGCGCATGGCGCAAAGGCCATCGCTATCCACTATAACAGCGCCGCCACCAAGGCGGATGCCGAGGCAACGGTGGCGGCCATCAAGGCGGCCGGTGCCGAGGCTGTCGCACTTCAGGCAGACCTGACGAGTGCGGGCGCGATGGAACGGCTGTTTGCCGATGCGGTCGCCGCCATCGGCCGGCCGGACATCGCCATCAACACCGTCGGCAAGGTCCTGAAAAAGCCGATCCTCGATATCTCCGAGGCCGAATATGACGACATGAGCGCGGTCAACGCCAAGACGGCCTTCTTTTTCATCAAGGAAGCGGGGAAGCACCTGAACGACAACGGCAAGCTGGTGACGCTGGTAACCTCGCTGCTTGGCGCCTATACGCCATTCTATGCGAGTTATGCCGGCACCAAGGCGCCCGTGGAGCATTTTACCCGTGCCGCCTCCAAGGAGTTCGGCGAACGCGGTATCTCGGTGACCGCGATCGGGCCGGGGCCGATGGACACGCCATTCTTCTACCCCGCTGAAGGCGCGGATGCCGTGGCCTACCACAAGACCGCCGCCGCACTTTCCGGTTTTTCGAAGACCGGCTTGACCGATATCGCCGATATCGTGCCCTATATCCGCTTCATGGTTTCCGATGGCTGGTGGATGACGGGCCAGACCATTCTGGTCAACGGCGGTTACACCACCAAGTGA
- a CDS encoding LysR family transcriptional regulator translates to MDRIDLFRIFARVVECSSFTRAADMLGVPRSSVSAAVQELEGRVGARLLHRTTRSVSPTQDGVAFYERCQRVIADVEETENLFRQTAAQPSGRLRIDVPGRIGRLIIAPALPGFLDLYPQIDIDLGVTDRAINLIEDSVDCVLRVGPLRDSGLIARPIGRLPLINVASPDYLARYGKPQTPDDLERHWAVNYASPSSGRVEDWEWMEDGVLRTRAMRGRVTANSAEAYIACALAGLGLIQIPAYDVRAHLEAGELVEVMPGHRAEAMPMALLYPHRQHLSRRLQVFADWLETLLKQQLLA, encoded by the coding sequence TTGGACCGTATCGACCTCTTCCGCATCTTTGCGCGTGTTGTTGAATGCTCCAGCTTCACCCGCGCCGCCGATATGCTCGGCGTGCCCCGGTCCTCGGTCTCGGCAGCGGTGCAGGAGCTGGAAGGACGTGTCGGCGCGCGGCTGCTTCACCGCACCACGCGCAGCGTTTCACCCACACAGGATGGCGTTGCCTTCTATGAACGCTGCCAGCGGGTCATCGCCGATGTAGAGGAGACGGAAAACCTCTTCCGCCAGACGGCGGCACAACCATCCGGCCGTCTCCGGATCGACGTGCCGGGCCGCATCGGCCGGCTGATCATCGCGCCTGCCCTGCCCGGCTTTCTCGATCTTTACCCGCAGATCGACATCGATCTCGGTGTCACCGACCGGGCCATCAACCTGATTGAAGACAGCGTCGATTGTGTTCTGCGCGTCGGGCCGTTGCGCGACTCCGGGCTGATTGCACGACCGATCGGCAGATTGCCGCTCATCAATGTTGCGAGCCCCGACTATCTCGCCCGGTACGGAAAGCCGCAGACACCTGACGATCTTGAACGTCACTGGGCGGTGAATTACGCCTCACCCTCCAGCGGCCGGGTCGAGGATTGGGAGTGGATGGAGGACGGTGTGTTGCGTACCAGAGCCATGCGCGGCCGCGTCACCGCCAACAGCGCCGAAGCCTATATCGCCTGCGCACTCGCCGGTCTCGGCCTGATCCAGATCCCGGCTTATGACGTGCGCGCCCACCTGGAGGCCGGTGAACTGGTCGAAGTCATGCCCGGCCACCGTGCCGAAGCCATGCCCATGGCCCTGCTCTACCCCCACCGCCAACACCTCTCCCGCCGCCTGCAGGTCTTCGCAGACTGGCTGGAAACCCTGCTCAAACAGCAGCTTCTGGCTTAG
- a CDS encoding alpha/beta hydrolase, with product MTITKANGIEIAWESFGNPGDETFLLISGLGTQMIRWTTGFCEGLAARGYRVIRFDNRDAGCSTHFTSSAVPDFAALASTLMAGGQPVVPYRLDDIAADAIGLLDALGIKRVHVAGRSMGGMIAQIMASENAARTLSLTSIMSSTGNPALPQAAPEVMAMMMRPAPDPAVDPDGFLAVRLAFARKIAGTACPFDEASLAAILMEEARRSHDPAGVARQIAAMAVAGDRRARLATITAPALVIHGTDDPLILPACGEETAASIPGARYMPVEGMGHDLPDPFAEVVIDAMCDLASSSSRRPGA from the coding sequence CTGACGATCACCAAGGCCAATGGCATCGAGATTGCCTGGGAGAGTTTCGGCAACCCAGGTGATGAAACGTTCCTGCTGATTTCGGGCCTTGGCACGCAGATGATCCGCTGGACGACAGGCTTTTGCGAAGGGCTGGCGGCGAGGGGCTACCGGGTCATCCGTTTCGACAACCGGGATGCCGGCTGCTCCACGCATTTTACCAGCTCTGCCGTGCCGGATTTCGCCGCACTGGCATCCACGCTGATGGCCGGAGGCCAACCCGTCGTGCCCTACAGGCTTGATGACATTGCAGCAGACGCAATCGGGCTTCTGGATGCGCTCGGTATCAAGCGGGTGCATGTCGCGGGACGTTCGATGGGCGGCATGATCGCGCAGATCATGGCGAGTGAGAATGCCGCGCGGACCCTGTCTCTCACCTCGATCATGTCGAGCACCGGCAACCCGGCCTTGCCGCAGGCCGCGCCCGAGGTGATGGCGATGATGATGCGCCCGGCGCCCGATCCCGCTGTCGATCCCGATGGCTTTCTGGCGGTGCGGCTTGCCTTTGCGCGGAAGATCGCCGGAACGGCCTGTCCGTTCGACGAGGCATCGCTTGCGGCAATCCTGATGGAAGAGGCAAGGCGCAGCCACGATCCCGCCGGCGTTGCGCGCCAGATTGCTGCAATGGCCGTGGCAGGCGACCGGCGGGCCCGTCTGGCAACAATCACGGCACCGGCACTCGTCATTCACGGAACGGATGATCCGCTGATCCTGCCCGCCTGCGGCGAGGAAACGGCGGCCTCGATCCCCGGTGCGCGCTACATGCCGGTGGAGGGCATGGGCCACGACCTGCCCGATCCATTCGCCGAGGTGGTGATCGACGCGATGTGCGATCTGGCGAGCAGCAGCTCTCGGCGTCCGGGCGCGTGA
- a CDS encoding DUF2239 family protein, protein MPDPQTKSCTAFSGHRMMAKGALADVAVSLKRAGDAADSVLVFDDATGRIIDLDLRGSETEVVKRLRQMSQAPEISGEAQDQKGRGRPKLGVVAREVTLLPRQWEWLAAQPGGASAALRRLVDNARKATQPRQQKRLSQEAAYRFMHAMAGDLPGYEDATRALFADDLNALEGLIATWPDDIRAYALQLAFAPVDATNGPSET, encoded by the coding sequence ATGCCCGATCCCCAGACCAAATCCTGCACAGCATTTTCCGGCCATAGGATGATGGCAAAGGGCGCTCTTGCGGACGTAGCCGTTTCGCTGAAACGCGCCGGTGACGCGGCGGACAGCGTGCTGGTGTTTGACGATGCGACGGGCCGCATCATCGACCTTGATCTTCGCGGCAGTGAAACAGAGGTGGTGAAGCGTCTGCGGCAGATGTCGCAGGCACCGGAGATATCAGGGGAGGCGCAGGACCAGAAGGGCCGGGGGCGACCGAAACTCGGCGTTGTCGCCCGCGAGGTGACATTGCTGCCGCGACAATGGGAGTGGCTGGCGGCGCAGCCCGGCGGCGCCTCTGCGGCGTTGCGTCGTCTGGTGGATAATGCCCGCAAGGCAACCCAGCCACGCCAGCAGAAGCGGCTTTCACAAGAGGCCGCCTATCGGTTCATGCACGCCATGGCCGGGGATCTGCCCGGTTACGAGGACGCGACACGCGCTCTGTTTGCCGATGACCTGAATGCGCTGGAAGGGCTCATCGCCACCTGGCCTGACGATATCAGGGCTTACGCGTTGCAGCTCGCCTTTGCGCCAGTCGATGCCACGAACGGACCGAGTGAGACATGA